A stretch of Gossypium hirsutum isolate 1008001.06 chromosome A06, Gossypium_hirsutum_v2.1, whole genome shotgun sequence DNA encodes these proteins:
- the LOC107961955 gene encoding probable UDP-3-O-acylglucosamine N-acyltransferase 2, mitochondrial, which yields MAVTLKRLSSIPPFIFRNFPLSTPSRFGSLYNFFESSTNRTALPNSVVNSETGADVDDGQEFLKWKNGGGHFHQSACIDPTVVIEIGAIVYPKSVLGANVHVGSGTAIGPCVKIGQFTKIGYNAALSNCSVGDSCVIHNGVCIGQDGFGFFVDEDGNMVKKPQMLNVRIGNHVDIGANTCIDRGSWRDTVIGAHTKIDNLVQIGHNVVIGKSCMLCGQVGIAGSVIIGDYVVLGGRVAVRDHVSIISKVRLAANSSVTKDIREPGDYGGFPAVPIHVWRRQIAIQCRSSKKGKS from the exons ATGGCAGTTACTCTGAAAAGATTATCCTCAATTCCTCCTTTCATTTTCAGGAACTTTCCTCTTTCTACTCCTTCACGTTTTGGCTCTCTCTATAATTTCTTTGAGTCCTCAACTAACCGAACAGCATTGCCAAATAGCGTGGTCAACTCCG AAACTGGAGCTGACGTTGATGATGGCCAGGAGtttttaaaatggaaaaatggTGGTGGCCATTTTCATCAGTCAGCTTGTATTGATCCAACTGTGGTTATCGAGATTGGTGCGATAGTTTATCCGAAATCCGTTTTGGGTGCAAATGTTCATGTTGGTTCAGGGACTGCTATTGGCCCTTGTGTTAAAATCGGCCAGTTTACAAAGATTGG GTATAATGCTGCACTTAGTAACTGCAGTGTAGGTGATTCATGTGTAATCCATAATGGAGTTTGCATCGGTCAAGATG GATTTGGATTTTTTGTCGATGAGGATGGCAACATGGTCAAGAAGCCTCAA ATGTTAAATGTTAGGATAGGGAACCACGTGGATATTGGAGCTAATACATGCATTGATCGGGGCAG TTGGAGAGACACAGTAATAGGAGCTCATACAAAGATAGATAACTTAGTTCAG ATTGGACATAATGTAGTTATTGGGAAAAGTTGCATGCTTTGTGGACAGGTCGGCATAGCTGGTTCAGTGAT AATAGGAGACTATGTAGTCCTTGGGGGAAGAGTAGCAGTGCGTGATCATGTCTCTATCATATCAAAG GTGCGACTAGCTGCTAATAGCAGTGTCACTAAGGACATCAGAGAGCCTGGGGACTATGGTGGCTTCCCTGCT GTTCCTATTCATGTTTGGCGAAGACAAATTGCTATTCAATGCCGGAGTTCAAAAAAAGGGAAATCCTAA